One Embleya scabrispora DNA segment encodes these proteins:
- a CDS encoding alpha/beta fold hydrolase, translating into MSDTVVTSDVRVGEYTLRVHRAGRGNAETILFLHGSGPGATGMSNFAGTVAALSDTYDCLVVDQVGWGDSSHPEHTPPGSRLRQNVAACLGLLDELGLERVHLVGNSLGGALALHLLVRAPQRFGRAVLMGAAGAGTATTPSPAMMRLITFYDDPTARSMAELISFMLYDPTLFGDRLGAIAEERLAMAVRPEVERSHRQTFTMAPGAGPGLPEIALKRITNEVLLVHGREDVVVPPEGSEWFARRIPRARLYLLPHCGHWAQIEQAERFQAMTRAFLADAV; encoded by the coding sequence ATGAGCGATACGGTCGTCACCTCCGATGTGAGGGTGGGGGAGTACACCCTCCGAGTCCACCGCGCCGGCCGAGGCAACGCGGAGACCATCCTCTTCCTGCACGGCTCGGGTCCCGGCGCGACCGGCATGTCCAACTTCGCCGGCACCGTCGCGGCGTTGTCCGACACCTACGACTGCCTGGTCGTGGACCAGGTCGGGTGGGGCGACTCCAGCCACCCCGAGCACACCCCGCCCGGCTCCCGCCTTCGCCAGAACGTGGCGGCCTGCCTGGGCCTGCTCGACGAACTGGGCCTGGAACGGGTCCACCTCGTCGGCAACTCGCTGGGCGGCGCCCTCGCGCTGCACCTGCTGGTCCGCGCTCCGCAGCGATTCGGCAGGGCCGTGCTGATGGGTGCCGCCGGCGCGGGCACCGCCACCACGCCGTCGCCCGCGATGATGCGGCTGATCACCTTCTACGACGACCCCACCGCACGGTCGATGGCCGAGTTGATCTCGTTCATGCTGTACGACCCCACGTTGTTCGGGGACCGGCTCGGCGCCATCGCCGAGGAGCGTCTGGCGATGGCCGTCCGTCCGGAGGTGGAGCGCTCGCATCGACAGACGTTCACCATGGCACCCGGCGCCGGTCCGGGGCTGCCCGAGATCGCGCTGAAGCGGATCACCAACGAGGTGCTGTTGGTGCACGGCCGCGAGGACGTCGTCGTCCCGCCCGAGGGCAGCGAGTGGTTCGCCCGCCGCATCCCCCGTGCCCGCCTGTACCTGCTGCCGCACTGCGGCCACTGGGCGCAGATCGAACAGGCCGAACGATTCCAGGCGATGACCCGAGCGTTCCTCGCCGACGCCGTCTAG
- a CDS encoding TetR/AcrR family transcriptional regulator, whose product MDKTNANRDRILDAAERLFGTRGYANVTVGQVCQASGFPVGSIYHHFTNKYGLLAAVFERSSGLFFASLPAVDDLPGDPLDRLGAFYDAAAHVISDQMPFMRLMFLLQLQEDGDATITRLVSEARDRVRTGLIAVIEPVARACGVPDPQELALELGELTMSFTAGLVVFTDAGTVGVPAGMRRLRQLVLTTISESAGRPATTA is encoded by the coding sequence ATGGACAAGACGAACGCGAACCGGGACCGGATCCTGGACGCGGCAGAGCGTCTGTTCGGCACCCGGGGCTACGCGAACGTCACCGTCGGCCAGGTCTGCCAGGCGTCCGGCTTCCCCGTGGGATCGATCTACCACCACTTCACCAACAAGTACGGCCTGCTGGCGGCGGTGTTCGAGCGTTCCTCCGGATTGTTCTTCGCGTCGCTGCCGGCCGTGGACGACCTGCCCGGCGATCCGCTCGACCGGCTCGGCGCCTTCTACGACGCCGCCGCGCACGTGATCAGTGATCAGATGCCGTTCATGCGACTGATGTTCCTGCTGCAGTTGCAGGAGGACGGAGACGCGACCATCACGCGACTGGTGTCCGAGGCCCGCGACCGGGTCCGCACCGGGTTGATCGCCGTGATCGAGCCGGTCGCGCGCGCGTGCGGCGTCCCCGATCCGCAGGAACTGGCCTTGGAACTGGGCGAGTTGACCATGTCGTTCACCGCCGGCCTGGTGGTGTTCACCGACGCCGGGACCGTCGGCGTGCCCGCCGGGATGCGCCGGTTGCGCCAACTCGTCCTGACCACCATCAGCGAGAGTGCCGGCCGACCGGCCACCACCGCGTAG
- a CDS encoding IclR family transcriptional regulator, translated as MDEDRGVAGGTAAEIGLGGGDTLAPSVLWKAFRVLGVFSHSRRVLTLAQIVRRSGLPKSTAHRVLAMLLEVGAIEQHSDGYRMGLRMFSLGTLPPEVALRDAALVHLEELHRVTGQTLHLAILRDADAVYLEKLRGRRYDRSPALVGGRLPARCTAIGKAMLAFSTDRTIAEVSAAPPAPRTARSLTSVPALRRELAAVRVDGYAVDREEAVDGLACVAVPILVAGRAVAAVSVAFAAAAGSGTVLVNPLRHTAAAISRSIPAGSAAHLIPAAG; from the coding sequence ATGGACGAGGACAGGGGCGTGGCCGGCGGGACCGCGGCGGAGATCGGGCTCGGTGGCGGGGACACGTTGGCGCCGTCGGTGTTGTGGAAGGCGTTTCGGGTGTTGGGCGTCTTCAGTCACAGCCGGCGCGTACTGACCCTCGCGCAGATCGTGCGCCGCAGTGGGCTGCCCAAGTCCACCGCCCATCGGGTGTTGGCGATGTTGCTCGAGGTCGGCGCGATCGAGCAGCACAGCGACGGCTACCGGATGGGTCTGCGGATGTTCTCGCTCGGAACCCTGCCCCCGGAGGTGGCGTTGCGCGACGCGGCCCTGGTGCATTTGGAGGAACTGCACCGGGTGACCGGGCAGACGCTGCACCTCGCGATCCTGCGCGACGCGGACGCGGTGTACCTGGAAAAGCTTCGCGGCCGCCGATACGACCGTTCCCCGGCGCTGGTCGGGGGTCGATTGCCGGCCCGGTGTACGGCGATCGGCAAGGCGATGTTGGCGTTCTCCACGGACCGCACGATCGCCGAGGTGTCGGCCGCGCCGCCGGCGCCCCGCACCGCCCGGTCGCTCACCTCGGTGCCGGCCCTGCGCCGGGAACTGGCCGCCGTGCGCGTCGACGGTTACGCCGTCGACCGGGAGGAGGCCGTCGACGGGTTGGCCTGCGTGGCGGTACCGATACTGGTCGCGGGCCGGGCCGTCGCGGCGGTGTCCGTCGCCTTCGCGGCGGCTGCGGGCAGCGGAACCGTCCTGGTGAACCCGCTGCGTCACACGGCCGCCGCGATCTCCCGATCGATTCCGGCCGGCTCGGCCGCCCACCTGATCCCAGCCGCTGGGTAG
- a CDS encoding PadR family transcriptional regulator: protein MSAIRLLILGAVRQHGRAHGYQVRNDLEFWGAHEWSNAKPGSIYHALKQMAKQGLLVAHDVAPSTVGGPPRVEYEINDKGTEEYFTLLREALSSHEQKTDVLSAGIGFIVDLPRAEAVALLEERVAGLERWRSSVTEYYTPKEGLEQLGHIGEIMNMWVHSADAGAEWTRGLIERIEGGAYTFAGEGEPFVGVLADDAPNPYATHPEAEDDIHGSRDDATPPRPG from the coding sequence ATGTCGGCGATCCGGCTGCTGATTCTTGGCGCGGTCCGCCAGCACGGACGAGCGCACGGCTACCAGGTGCGCAACGACCTGGAGTTCTGGGGGGCCCACGAGTGGTCCAACGCCAAGCCGGGCTCGATCTACCACGCGCTCAAGCAGATGGCGAAGCAGGGACTCCTCGTCGCGCACGACGTCGCCCCGAGCACCGTGGGCGGCCCGCCCCGCGTCGAGTACGAGATCAACGACAAGGGAACCGAGGAGTACTTCACCCTGCTTCGCGAGGCCCTGAGTTCGCACGAGCAGAAGACCGACGTGCTCTCGGCCGGCATCGGCTTCATCGTCGACCTGCCGCGAGCCGAGGCCGTCGCACTCCTCGAGGAGAGGGTCGCGGGGCTCGAGCGGTGGCGGTCCTCGGTCACCGAGTACTACACGCCGAAGGAAGGGCTCGAACAACTGGGGCACATCGGCGAGATCATGAACATGTGGGTGCACTCGGCCGACGCCGGCGCGGAATGGACGCGCGGCCTGATCGAGCGCATCGAAGGCGGTGCGTACACCTTCGCGGGCGAGGGTGAACCGTTCGTGGGCGTACTCGCGGACGACGCGCCGAATCCGTACGCGACACACCCCGAGGCCGAGGACGACATCCACGGCAGTCGCGACGATGCGACACCCCCGCGCCCGGGTTGA
- a CDS encoding ATP-binding cassette domain-containing protein, producing the protein MEADLPEHDPAIVVEGLRKRYGDKQALDGLDLTVRAGTVQGILGPNGAGKTTAVRIMSTLLRPDEGRVEVAGIDVRTRADEVRARIGLLGQNAAVDEELGGRQNLEMFGRLHHLGARRARARADELLARFGLADTGTKAVRQYSGGMRRRLDLAASLISRPQVLFLDEPTTGLDPRGRAEVWNAVRSLVDGGTTVLLTTQYLQEADQLADRIAVIDHGRVIAEGTADELKSETGGDRIDVVLRDAAQLARAASLLPGDVVVDEDRRMVGASITDRMAALTETMRVLEAAGIEAEDIVVRRPTLDEVFMHLTREDAI; encoded by the coding sequence ATGGAGGCTGACTTGCCCGAGCACGATCCGGCGATCGTCGTCGAAGGACTGCGCAAGAGGTACGGGGACAAGCAGGCCCTCGACGGCCTCGATCTCACCGTCCGCGCCGGGACCGTACAGGGGATCCTCGGCCCGAACGGCGCCGGCAAGACCACGGCCGTACGCATCATGTCCACGCTGCTGCGCCCCGACGAGGGACGGGTCGAGGTGGCGGGAATCGACGTCCGGACCCGGGCCGACGAGGTGCGCGCACGCATCGGGCTGCTCGGCCAGAACGCGGCGGTCGACGAAGAGCTCGGCGGCCGCCAGAACCTGGAGATGTTCGGCCGTCTCCACCATCTCGGCGCCCGCCGAGCCCGCGCCCGGGCCGACGAACTCCTGGCCCGGTTCGGGCTCGCGGACACCGGCACCAAGGCCGTCAGGCAGTACAGCGGCGGCATGCGGCGACGGCTCGACCTGGCGGCGTCGCTCATCTCCCGGCCGCAGGTGCTCTTCCTGGACGAGCCCACGACCGGGCTCGACCCCCGCGGTCGCGCCGAGGTGTGGAACGCGGTGCGCTCGCTGGTGGACGGCGGCACCACCGTCCTGCTGACCACGCAATACCTGCAGGAGGCCGACCAGTTGGCCGATCGGATAGCGGTGATCGACCACGGAAGGGTCATCGCGGAGGGCACGGCGGACGAGCTGAAGTCCGAGACCGGCGGTGACCGCATCGACGTGGTCCTGCGCGACGCGGCCCAGTTGGCGCGTGCGGCCTCGCTCCTGCCCGGTGACGTGGTCGTCGACGAGGACCGGCGCATGGTCGGTGCCTCGATCACGGACCGGATGGCCGCGCTGACCGAGACCATGCGGGTGCTGGAGGCGGCCGGCATCGAGGCCGAGGACATCGTGGTGCGCCGACCGACGCTCGACGAGGTCTTCATGCACCTGACGAGGGAGGACGCCATATGA
- a CDS encoding ABC transporter permease, protein MSATSGADTAYGTGSKPIWAIIDSWTMTRRELARWARQPVQVVVGLVFPVMMLLMFGYLIGGGRGVAGDFRTYLVPGMLTMTMAFGLEATMLSVTRDLDKGVVDRFRSMPMNSGAVLVGRSIADMLQSAVGLIVMIAVGYAIGWRTHEGFAPFLGAVGLLLLLRFAMLWVGIHLAMVAGRPELVQAVQILVWPLGFLSNAIASPESMPSWLGAIVEWNPMSATATAVRDLFGNPGAGGDSWAATHAELLAVAWPVALIAVFSPLAVGRFRDLSR, encoded by the coding sequence ATGAGTGCGACATCCGGTGCGGACACGGCGTACGGTACGGGCTCGAAGCCGATCTGGGCGATCATCGACTCCTGGACGATGACCAGGCGCGAACTGGCCCGCTGGGCGCGCCAACCCGTGCAGGTGGTCGTCGGCCTGGTCTTCCCGGTCATGATGCTGCTGATGTTCGGCTACCTGATCGGCGGCGGACGAGGCGTCGCCGGGGACTTCAGGACCTACCTGGTGCCCGGCATGCTCACCATGACCATGGCGTTCGGCCTCGAGGCGACGATGCTCTCGGTCACCCGGGACCTCGACAAAGGGGTCGTCGACCGGTTCCGTTCGATGCCCATGAACTCCGGCGCGGTCCTGGTCGGGCGAAGCATCGCGGACATGCTGCAGTCGGCCGTCGGCCTGATCGTGATGATCGCGGTCGGATACGCCATCGGCTGGCGCACCCACGAGGGATTCGCTCCCTTCCTGGGCGCGGTGGGACTGCTGTTGTTGCTGCGGTTCGCGATGTTGTGGGTCGGCATCCACCTGGCGATGGTCGCGGGCCGGCCGGAGTTGGTGCAGGCGGTGCAGATCCTGGTCTGGCCGCTCGGATTCCTTTCCAACGCCATCGCCTCGCCCGAGTCGATGCCGTCGTGGCTGGGCGCGATCGTGGAGTGGAACCCGATGTCCGCGACGGCCACCGCTGTGCGCGATCTGTTCGGCAACCCGGGCGCGGGTGGCGACTCCTGGGCCGCGACCCACGCGGAACTCCTCGCGGTCGCCTGGCCGGTGGCGTTGATCGCGGTGTTCTCCCCACTGGCGGTCGGGCGGTTCCGGGACCTGAGCCGCTGA
- a CDS encoding FAD-binding dehydrogenase, which produces MIDHADVIVVGAGLAGLVATYELTRAGRRVIVVDQENEANLGGQAFWSLGGLFLVDSPEQRRMGIKDSRELALADWLGSAGFDREREDRWPRRWAEAYVDFAAGAKRAYLHGLGLRLTPAVGWAERGGGTATGHGNSVPRFHLTWGTGPEVVRVFREPVLAAAERGLVDFRFRHRVDDLVVEDGAVTGVRGTLLAPDDAPRGVRSSREAAGEFELRAQAVVITSGGIGGDHERVRAHWPVDRLGPAPAEMITGVPAYVDGRMLDAAERAGASLVNRDRMWHYTEGIKNWDPVWPDHAIRIIPGPSSLWFDATGKRLPAPLFPGHDTLATLRHIGATGHHHTWFVLTRTIVEKEFALSGSEQNPDITGKDLKLALSRVKKGAPGPVQAFLDHGEDFVVRHDLRALVDGMNALTPDTPLDYADIEREVLARDREAANPYGKDLQLMSIRNARAYLPDKITRVVKPHRFLDPAHGPLIAVRLHILTRKSLGGLETDLDARALRPDGEVIPGLYAAGEAAGFGGGGVHGYNALEGTFLGGCIFSGRAAGRALAQRLA; this is translated from the coding sequence GTGATCGACCACGCGGACGTCATCGTCGTCGGTGCCGGCCTGGCCGGCTTGGTGGCCACATACGAACTCACCCGTGCGGGGCGGCGGGTGATCGTGGTGGACCAGGAGAACGAGGCCAATCTGGGTGGTCAGGCGTTCTGGTCGCTGGGCGGGCTGTTCCTGGTGGACAGTCCCGAGCAGCGCCGTATGGGCATCAAGGACTCGCGGGAACTCGCCCTCGCCGACTGGCTCGGCTCGGCGGGCTTCGATCGGGAGCGTGAGGATCGGTGGCCGCGCCGGTGGGCCGAGGCCTACGTCGACTTCGCCGCCGGTGCCAAACGGGCCTACCTGCACGGTCTCGGCCTGCGGCTGACCCCCGCCGTCGGGTGGGCGGAGCGTGGCGGTGGCACCGCGACCGGGCACGGCAACTCCGTACCGCGTTTCCATCTGACCTGGGGCACCGGCCCCGAGGTGGTGCGGGTGTTTCGTGAGCCGGTGCTCGCGGCGGCCGAGCGCGGCCTGGTGGACTTCCGGTTCCGGCACCGGGTCGACGACCTGGTGGTCGAGGACGGCGCGGTCACCGGTGTGCGCGGGACCCTGCTCGCACCCGACGACGCGCCGCGTGGCGTGCGCTCCTCGCGCGAGGCGGCCGGGGAGTTCGAACTGCGCGCCCAGGCCGTCGTGATCACCTCGGGCGGGATCGGCGGCGACCACGAACGGGTCCGCGCGCACTGGCCGGTCGACCGGCTCGGCCCCGCCCCGGCCGAGATGATCACCGGGGTGCCCGCGTACGTCGACGGCCGGATGCTCGACGCCGCCGAACGCGCCGGGGCGTCCCTGGTCAACCGGGACCGCATGTGGCACTACACCGAGGGCATCAAAAACTGGGACCCCGTCTGGCCCGACCACGCGATCCGGATCATCCCCGGCCCGTCCTCGCTGTGGTTCGACGCCACCGGCAAACGCCTGCCCGCCCCGCTGTTCCCCGGCCACGACACCCTCGCCACACTGCGCCACATCGGCGCCACCGGACACCACCACACCTGGTTCGTGCTCACCCGCACCATTGTGGAGAAGGAATTCGCGCTCTCCGGGTCCGAACAGAACCCCGACATCACCGGCAAGGACCTCAAACTCGCCCTCTCCCGGGTCAAGAAGGGCGCGCCGGGTCCGGTACAGGCCTTCCTCGACCACGGCGAGGACTTCGTGGTCCGCCACGACCTGCGCGCCCTCGTCGACGGGATGAACGCGCTCACCCCCGACACCCCGCTCGACTACGCCGACATCGAGCGCGAGGTGCTGGCCCGCGACCGCGAGGCGGCCAACCCGTACGGCAAGGACCTCCAACTGATGTCGATCCGCAACGCCCGCGCCTACCTGCCCGACAAGATCACCCGCGTCGTCAAACCGCACCGCTTCCTCGACCCCGCACACGGCCCCCTGATCGCCGTACGCCTGCACATCCTCACCCGCAAGAGCCTCGGCGGCCTGGAAACCGACCTCGACGCACGGGCGCTGCGCCCGGACGGCGAGGTGATCCCGGGCCTGTACGCGGCCGGCGAGGCAGCCGGCTTCGGCGGCGGGGGCGTCCACGGCTACAACGCCCTGGAGGGCACCTTCCTCGGCGGCTGCATCTTCTCCGGCCGCGCGGCCGGACGCGCGCTGGCGCAACGCCTCGCGTGA
- the uxaC gene encoding glucuronate isomerase, translating to MPSSLHPDRLLPVDAPARAVARRLYEAVRDLPILSPHGHVDPRLLVDDRPFNDPASLLISTDHYVTRLLHACGVPLDELGVGQGPLPEAQARRAWRAMCGNWAAFRGTPVRYWMEAELVEIFGVTERPAAATADRIYDAIAARLADPAYHPRALFRRFGIEVLATTDDPADDLAAHRALAADPEWTARVLPTFRPDRYLEPGADWAAAVARLGEAADIDTSDYDGYIRALEDRRRHFIAHGATSADHSHPDVGTEPLTPGEAARIYRAALRGTASRAEGVAFRRHMLLEMARMSCDDGLVMTLHPSVRRNHHEPTHHRYGPDTGHDIPLRAEFTDALRPLLHRYGTAEGFHLILFTLDETVFTREIAPLAGFYPSVYAGAPWWFLDAPDAIRRFRRAVTETAGFSRTSGFVDDTRAFCSIPARHDMSRRLDCGYLGELVAEHRLDEDEAMETAVDLVTVNPRKAFKL from the coding sequence ATGCCCTCCTCACTCCATCCCGACCGGCTCCTGCCCGTCGACGCACCGGCACGCGCCGTCGCCCGCCGGCTCTACGAAGCCGTCCGCGACCTGCCGATCCTGTCGCCGCACGGTCACGTGGACCCTCGCCTGCTCGTCGACGACCGGCCGTTCAACGATCCGGCGAGCCTGCTGATCTCCACCGATCACTACGTCACGCGCCTGCTCCACGCCTGCGGCGTCCCGCTGGACGAACTCGGCGTGGGACAGGGGCCGTTGCCCGAAGCGCAGGCCCGCCGGGCGTGGCGCGCGATGTGTGGGAACTGGGCCGCCTTCCGGGGCACCCCCGTCCGCTACTGGATGGAGGCGGAACTCGTCGAGATCTTCGGCGTGACCGAGCGCCCCGCCGCGGCCACGGCCGACCGGATCTACGACGCGATCGCCGCGCGGCTGGCCGACCCGGCGTACCACCCTCGGGCGCTGTTCCGCCGCTTCGGCATCGAGGTGCTGGCCACCACCGACGACCCCGCGGACGATCTGGCGGCACACCGGGCACTGGCCGCCGACCCCGAGTGGACGGCGCGAGTCCTGCCCACGTTCCGACCCGACCGCTACCTGGAACCCGGTGCGGATTGGGCGGCGGCCGTGGCGCGCCTGGGCGAGGCCGCGGACATCGACACCTCGGACTACGACGGCTACATCCGGGCGTTGGAGGACCGACGACGCCACTTCATCGCGCACGGCGCCACCTCCGCCGACCACAGCCACCCCGACGTGGGCACCGAACCGCTGACCCCCGGCGAGGCCGCCCGCATCTACCGCGCCGCTCTGCGGGGCACGGCGAGCCGGGCCGAGGGCGTTGCCTTCCGGCGGCACATGCTCCTGGAGATGGCCCGCATGTCCTGCGACGACGGCCTCGTGATGACCCTGCACCCGTCCGTGCGCCGCAACCACCACGAGCCCACCCACCACCGGTACGGCCCCGACACCGGTCATGACATCCCGCTGCGCGCCGAGTTCACCGACGCCCTGCGTCCGCTCCTGCACAGGTACGGAACCGCCGAAGGATTCCACCTGATCCTGTTCACCCTCGACGAGACCGTCTTCACCCGGGAGATCGCCCCGCTGGCCGGCTTCTACCCCTCGGTGTACGCCGGCGCCCCGTGGTGGTTCCTCGACGCCCCCGACGCCATCCGCCGGTTCCGCCGCGCGGTCACCGAGACGGCGGGATTCTCCCGGACGTCCGGCTTCGTCGACGACACCCGAGCCTTCTGCTCGATCCCCGCCCGCCACGACATGTCACGGCGACTGGACTGCGGCTACCTCGGCGAACTGGTCGCCGAACACCGTCTGGACGAGGACGAGGCAATGGAAACGGCCGTGGACCTGGTCACGGTCAACCCCCGAAAGGCATTCAAGCTGTGA
- the larB gene encoding nickel pincer cofactor biosynthesis protein LarB codes for MADTTESFARLDHERIDRRGYPEAIFCEGKTPEQVGAIAAELREHGRAPALFTRAGPEHARAVLAELPDARHESQARLLVWPPVPPAPEGGLVVVLAAGTSDLPVALEAELTARYLGRRCELAVDVGVAGLHRVIGMLDLLRSARVVVVAAGMDGALPSVVAGLVAAPVVAVPTSVGYGAAFGGLAPLLSMLNACSPGVAVVNIDNGFGAGHLAAQIAAPLTPAAGAAT; via the coding sequence ATGGCTGACACGACCGAATCGTTCGCACGTCTGGACCACGAGCGGATCGACCGCAGGGGATATCCGGAGGCGATCTTCTGCGAGGGCAAGACCCCGGAGCAGGTGGGCGCGATCGCCGCCGAGCTGCGCGAACACGGCCGGGCGCCGGCCCTGTTCACCCGCGCCGGCCCCGAGCACGCGCGGGCCGTGCTCGCCGAACTGCCCGACGCCCGGCACGAGTCGCAGGCCCGGCTGCTGGTGTGGCCGCCCGTACCGCCCGCTCCGGAGGGAGGTCTCGTGGTCGTGTTGGCGGCGGGCACCTCCGATCTCCCGGTGGCGTTGGAGGCCGAGTTGACCGCCCGCTACCTGGGCCGGCGCTGCGAGCTGGCCGTGGACGTGGGCGTGGCCGGACTCCACCGTGTGATCGGCATGCTCGACCTGCTGCGTTCCGCCCGGGTCGTGGTGGTCGCCGCGGGCATGGACGGCGCGCTGCCCAGCGTGGTGGCGGGGCTGGTCGCCGCGCCCGTCGTCGCGGTGCCGACCTCCGTCGGCTACGGAGCGGCCTTCGGCGGCCTGGCCCCCCTGCTGTCGATGCTCAACGCGTGCAGCCCCGGGGTCGCGGTCGTCAACATCGACAACGGCTTCGGGGCCGGGCACCTCGCCGCGCAGATCGCGGCACCCCTCACGCCCGCGGCCGGCGCCGCGACATAG
- a CDS encoding asparagine synthase-related protein: MLPGLSDTDAEAVDRVGALLHTPGRLGVAFSGGVDSSVLLALAVRALGADRVVAVLGVSPSLAADEHTAALRVAATIGARVVEVATREGDLPAYRANGPDRCFHCKDELFSRISAEVVRAHGLTAVAYGENADDVVRVDRPGAEAAVRHRVSRPLADAGLDKAAVRRIAAALGLPCADKPAAPCLASRIPHFSEVTPDKLGQVEAAERGLRGWVSATAGSVTTATSPGSRCPSPRSGRSRASCARRLWRWSGPPGSGWSPSISRACNRAPSHFP, translated from the coding sequence ATGCTCCCGGGACTGTCCGACACCGACGCCGAGGCCGTCGACCGCGTCGGCGCACTGCTGCACACGCCCGGCCGACTCGGCGTGGCCTTCTCCGGGGGAGTGGACTCCTCCGTGCTGTTGGCCCTGGCCGTGCGAGCGCTGGGCGCCGACCGCGTGGTCGCGGTGCTCGGCGTCTCGCCCAGCCTCGCCGCGGACGAGCACACGGCGGCCCTGCGTGTCGCCGCGACGATCGGGGCGCGCGTGGTCGAGGTGGCCACCCGGGAGGGCGACCTGCCGGCGTACCGGGCCAACGGCCCCGACCGGTGCTTCCACTGCAAGGACGAGTTGTTCTCCCGCATTTCCGCCGAGGTGGTCCGGGCGCACGGCCTGACGGCCGTGGCCTACGGGGAGAACGCCGACGACGTGGTGCGTGTGGATCGCCCCGGTGCCGAGGCCGCCGTGCGCCACCGGGTGTCGCGCCCGCTCGCCGACGCGGGGCTGGACAAGGCGGCGGTGCGCCGGATCGCCGCCGCGCTGGGCCTGCCGTGCGCGGACAAGCCGGCCGCGCCCTGTCTGGCCTCGCGGATCCCGCACTTCAGCGAGGTCACACCGGACAAGCTGGGACAGGTCGAGGCGGCGGAACGGGGGCTGCGGGGCTGGGTTTCAGCGACTGCCGGGTCCGTCACCACGGCGACGTCGCCCGGATCGAGGTGCCCGTCGCCGAGATCGGGGCGCTCGCGGGCGAGCTGCGCGAGGCGGCTCTGGCGGTGGTCCGGGCCGCCGGGTTCCGGATGGTCGCCGTCGATCTCGCGGGCCTGCAATCGGGCGCCTTCACACTTTCCCTGA